Genomic window (Gelria sp. Kuro-4):
CTCCCAGGCAGGTTGGGCTGTGGCCGACGATACCCTGTGGGAAACCCGGGACGGCGGGCGGACCTGGACTTCGCTTGGGCAGCAGCCACCTGCCGCCAGCGGCGCCAGCGGAAGAGGAAAAGCTTAGGTCCTCGGTCCTTCCCTTGCGGCGCAGACGGTGCGTAAGGTGCCGTGAGGGAAGGACTTCGCGGCTTCGGCCGCCAAGGTATTTGGCGATCAGCCTACAGGCCTACAGTAAAAGTAGGCTGTTTTTCTTACCTTACCAGGATTATCCTCTTGTTCTACCCCTGAGGCGGGGGTATAATATTTCTATCGAACATACGTTCCAGAGGTGAGGGCGGTGTGGGTGGCACACGGATACCTCGAGGAGTTTAACCTGCTTCAAGGGGAAGAACTCCTGGCTGCCTGCGGCTTATTTACAGATAGGGTGGAGGGTGGGGCGGGACCGGAGTTTTTTCTTGACCTAACGCGCCTGCCGGAGCCAGAGAAGGCCGTAACGGAGCTACGGGAGCTTTTGGTGCCCGCCCTGGGCAGGCGCCTCTGCGCTTCCCTGGCGGCGAACAAGTTGGCGGCACGGGCGGCCACCCTGGCGCAGCGCGCCAGGAGGGTGTGCGGGGCCGACGGTATAGTGGTGGTCCCGCCGGGGAAGGAGGCGGCCTTTCTCGCCCCCCTGCCGCTTGCTTACCTCTGGCCGCTGCCGCCACGCCTGCGCGAGCGCCTGGGGCTCCTGGGACTAAAGACCATCGGGCAGGCGGCGGAGCTGCCGGAAGAGGAGCTGTACCGCTTTTTCGGTCCGGAAGGGTACCGGGTGGCACAGCTCAGCCGCGGCCGTGACGGCAGCCGGGTGCAGGGCACACCGCCCGCTTACCTGGAGTATCGCTCTTCCTGGGCGGGGGAGGCCGACCGTGAGCGCCTTATAGCTTGGTGCGCCGCCGCAGCCGGCTACCTGGCCCGGGGAGAGGAGCGGCGCAGCGCCTGGGGGCGGCGCCTGGAACTCACCCTCTTTCCCGAAGCCGGCCCGCCCCTTACCGGGACGCGGGAGTTCAACCGGCCGGAGCTTACAGCCGCCGACCTGGGCACGACCCTTAAGCGCCTGGTGCCGGCGGCGCTTCCCGGGCGCCTCAGCGCCGTGGCCGCCCGGCTCGGTCCACTGGCACCGCTCCTTCCCGGCCAGCTGAGCCTGCTGCCGGCCGTGTGCCCGCCCCGGACGCGGGCCCGGCTGCAGGATGTGCTGGCCCGGCTGGAGGAACGCTATCCCGGCCGCGTAAACTGGGGGAGCCGGTGGCCGGCCAGCCGCCGCGAGCAGGTGCTGGCGTTCTTCGACCCGCTGCGCCGCCCGGGGGCGGGAACGCGCAAAGAAGGCCACACCCGTGCGGCTGGTTGACCGGCCCATCAGCGTGGCGGCGCCGGGCGGCCGTCCAGCGGCCTTCACCTGGCGGGGGAGGACCCTTACCGTCGGCGCTGTTTTGGAGGTTTGGGCCGACACCGGCGAGTGGTGGCGCGGCGAGCCCGAGAAGATCTTCTACCGCCTTACCGCCGCCGGCGGCCTTTACGAGCTTTACTTCGAACCTTCCTCGGCCGGCTGGCATCTCTACAAGGTCTATGATTAGAAGGCCCTTCCCGCCCAGGAAGGGTCAGGCGATAAGCCGTTTCACCAGAAGGAGGGAATCCCGGTGGAGCCGGGGTTTGCGCACCTGCACGTGCACTCGCCGTTTTCTTTCCTGGACGGAGCAAGCCGCATTGCCGACCTGGTGCGGCGGGCAGCGGAGCTGGGGCAGCCGGCGCTTGCCTTGACGGACCACAACAACCTTTCCGGGGCGGTGCGCTTCACTCAGGCGGCCCGGGCAGCCGGAGTCAAACCCATCCTGGGGGCGGAGGTGACGCTGGCCGGCGGTTACCACCTGACCCTTCTCGCCCGGAACCGGCAGGGCTACCGGAGCCTCTGCCGGCTCCTCACCCGGGCTCACCTTGATCACCCCCGCGGCCGTCCGGTAGTGACCGGAGAAAACCT
Coding sequences:
- a CDS encoding DUF6504 family protein, with product MRLVDRPISVAAPGGRPAAFTWRGRTLTVGAVLEVWADTGEWWRGEPEKIFYRLTAAGGLYELYFEPSSAGWHLYKVYD